ACGAAACGGTCAATCTGGGTGGCAAATAATGCAATTATACCTTCATAAAGGACAACTGGAATCGCAGAAAAAATCACACCAATTCCTAAAGTTGTTGTTAAAATTAGTGCTGTAAAGCCGTCTATCAATGATTTTGTATATAAAACATCATGATCACCGCGAATTCCGCTGTCAAGGGCACCAATAATCGCCATTGCACCAATTACGAAGATCAAAGTAGCAGATACAAAACCTTCCGAAATACTTCCTTTTCCATTAGAGCCAACCTTACGTTCCAGCCACCCGCCGAGGTCATTTAATTTATCCTCTAATTTTAATAGCTCGCCTGCAACTGCACCGACAACGAGGCTAATAATGACAATCAGGAAATTATCACTCTTTAAGCCCATTTGCAGACCCAAAACCATGACTGACAAGCCAATGGCATACATGACCGTCACTTTCATTCCCTCAGGAATGCGATTTAGGAGTTTCCCAATCAATGAGCCAATAATAATTAATAGTCCATTTACAAGTGTCCCTAATAAAAACATCGCAATTTCACCTATTTTTTCGCCTCTCGAAATAGTAATATTACTAAATTATCATGTTTTACATCTATTGAAAAGAAATTTCCAAAAAAATAAACCATCAAAGTGATGGCTTAAATATTTTCATCTTGTCCAAGTATTTCTAGGATTCGTTCAAGATCATCTTGTGAGAAAAATTCAATTTCAATTTTCCCCTTGTTTTTGTTTTGTTTAATATGGACAGTTGTACCGAAGCGTTCACGAAGGGAGTGCTCCCGTTCCTGTAAAAATAAATCTTTTTTCTTCTCGGGCTTTTTTGTTTCACGTGAAACATTTTCATTTAATTGTTGAATCAGCTTTTCTAACTGGCGGACATTTAGCCCCTCATTTACAACTTTTCCAACTAAAATGGACAGTTTTGCTTTTTGTCTAAGACCTAATAATGCCCGTCCATGGCCCATAGAGATTTTCCCCGTTGAAATATGCTCTTGAATTTGGGGAGGGAGAGAAAGCAGCCGAATGTGGTTTGCTACATGCGGACGGCTTTTGCCTAAACGATTCGCAACCTCTTCCTGTGTCAGCTTTAACTTCTCCATTAACGTTTGATAGGCTTGTCCCTCTTCAATTGGGTTTAAATCTTCCCTTTGTAAGTTTTCCAACACGGCCAATTCCATCATTTGCTGTTCAGAAAGCTCGCGGACAACTGCCGGCACAACTTCAAACTTTGCTTCCCTGGCAGCACGGAAGCGGCGTTCACCAACAACAATTTCATAGCCTTTAATACTTTTCCGAACAACAAGCGGTTGTAGAATTCCATGCTCTAAGATTGAAGCTTTTAATTCATCGATTGTCTCTTGTTGGAAGGTTTTACGCGGCTGATAAGGGTTTGGGCGCAGTTCTTTCAGCTTAATCTCTTGAACTGTCTCTTCTTTACTGACATCACTAAAAAAAGCATTCAATCCTTTTCCTAAACCTTTAGCCATTCGAGACCACTTCCTTTGCTAAATCTAAATACACTTCAGCTCCCCGGGATTTCGAATCGTAAGTAATGATTGGTTCCCCATGGCTTGGAGCCTCACTTAGACGCACATTTCTTGGAATAATGGTTTGATAAACTTTATCTTGAAAGTATTTTTTCACTTCTTCAATGACTTGAATACCAAGATTTGTTCTTGCATCAAGCATGGTTAATAAAACACCTTCAATTTTTAAATCCTGATTTAGATGCTTTTGCACAAGCCTAACAGTATTTAACAATTGACTTAAGCCCTCCAATGCATAATACTCACATTGGACAGGAATTAACACCGCATCAGATGCTGTTAAGGCATTTAGCGTTAATAGTCCTAAGGATGGCGGACAATCAATAATGATATAATCAAACTGATCTCTGACTTCATCCAGAGCACGTTTTAAGCGGACTTCTCTTGAAATAGTAGGAACCAGCTCAATTTCGGCCCCTGCTAACTGAATAGTTGCAGGAATCACGTACAAATTTTCAACAGATGTCGATTTAATGACATCCTTTGCTTCGACATCGTCTACTAATACGTCATATATACATTGTTCAACTTCTGCCTTTTCAATTCCAACCCCGCTTGTTGCATTTCCCTGTGGGTCAATATCTACTAATAAGACCCGTTTTCCTATGTATGCTAAGCAGGCTCCTAGGTTGACAGAGGTTGTCGTTTTGCCGACTCCACCTTTTTGGTTTGCGATTGAAAGGATTTTCCCCACGTTGTCACCTACCCTTTATTTCTAAAAAAATTTTAATCTACCATTCTATCAGATGTTTAAATAATATGATTAATTATCCCCTATTAGAGAAGGAAAGTAAAATTCCATTCCTTTATTTTATCATGAAAAATGAGGGATGTTGTTTTTTTTCAAAAAATATTCCAGTGTTACACTCAGGTTATTTTTTCATTTTATTGCTATAAGAATTGAAATGTGTAAATTTATGTAATTTTAATATCCCTTTTTCATAAAAAAAAACCAAACACACTCGTGTCTGGTTCGTTCTGAATCGTTATTTTTTCTTTGGAATCCGAATCGTAAATTGATAAAATTCGTCAAATTCTTCTTCTTCTGCATCTAGATTAATTCCACTGTCGGATACCATTGTTAATGATTGACGAATTGTATTCACGGCAATTCTCATATCTTTACTAAAAGCCTTTCGTTTCGGCTTTGGCTTTTCCTTTTTTTGTTCAAGCAGCCGGACGACCCGTTCTTCTGTCTGCTTGACATTCCAATTCTTTTCGATTACTTCTGCTAATAGTGCCACTTGTTTTTCCGGATCCTTTAAAGGAATCAAGGCCCGTGCATGGCGCTCAGTAATGATTTTATTTAATAACGCATCCTGAACAGGCTCCGGTAATTTAAGAAGACGCAGCTTGTTCGCAACGGTTGACTGCCCTTTCCCAAGGCGCTGTGCTAATGCCTCTTGTGTCAAGTTATGCAGCTCAAGCAGTTTCCCGTAGGCAAATGCCTCTTCGATTGGAGACAATTCCTCACGCTGTAAATTTTCAATGAGGGCAACCGAAGCTGTTTCCGTATCTGACAAATTTTTAACAATTGCAGGTGCTTCTGTCCAGCCAAGTTTTTTCATTGCACGCCAGCGGCGCTCCCCGGCAATAATTTCATACTTATCGACAGCAAACTCCCTAACGACAATCGGCTGGATGATACCATGTATATGAATGGTTCGTGATAATTCTTCGATTTTTTCTTCATCAAAGACCGTCCGCGGCTGAAAACGGTTCGGTATAATTTGCTTAATCGGTATCTTTTTTATTTCTTCGTTTCGTTCGATATCCTGATCTTTCTCAAGCTCAACCTCTTGTTCACCCTTATCGCCGAGGCCAAAAAAGCGTGTAAACGAACTCTTCATCCCCAACACCACCTTTACGAAACTCCCTAATACTTATTCTCTATTCAAATAAATTCTTCCTGCATAGGATACCATTTTTCTCTAAAAATTGTTATCCCGATTATCACTTTTTACCAAAAATAAGAGGGGCCCTTCTTTTAAAAATTCCAGCTAGACCCCCAATGTGACCTTATTCAATTGGTGCTTTTCCTGGTGTCCCTGGTTTTCGAGGGTATTTCTTTGGCGTAGGACGCTCTTTTTTTATGATAATAATATTTCGTTCACTATCTTCCATTGGTAATGTAAAGGTGAACACCTTTTCAAGCTTGCCTCCAAGTGTAGTGATGGCCTTTTGACCCATTTCCAATTCATCCTTCGCATGCATTGCTTTCATGGCAATAAAATGTCCCCCAACTTTTGCAAGCGGTATACAAAACTCACTTAAAACAGACATTCTTGCCACCGCTCTTGCTGTTACGACATCAAAGCTTTCCCGATATGCGGGATTCACGCCAAAGGTTTCAGCACGATCATGTACAAATTGAACATTTTCCAATTTTAATACATTAGCAAGATGATTTAAAAATGAGATCCGTTTGTTTAATGAATCAACTATTGTCACTTGAATATGAGGATAGACAATTTTCAATGGAATGCTCGGAAATCCCGCACCTGCGCCAACATCACAAAGATGAAAAGGCTTTGTAAAGTCAAAATAGAATGAAGCTGTAATAGAGTCGTAAAAATGCTTTAAATATACGTCAGCTTTTTCGGTGATTGCCGTTAAATTCATTTTTTCATTCCACTCGACCAATGTCGTAAAATACGTTTCAAACTGGTCAAGCTGCTTTTTAGAAAGAGAAATTCCCTTTTCTCTTAGTTTTGCCTCAAATTGTTCGATGATCATTACCAAATCTTCCTCACTAACTGTCCAGCTTCAGCGCCCCTGTTCAAGGCGCTTCCGCTTTTCTTTTTATTCATTCGAAACTCTTGCGATTTTGCCCTGCTCAAGGTACACAAGAAGGATGGAAATATCAGCTGGATTGACTCCGGAAATCCGTGATGCTTGGGCAATTGATAACGGTTTAATCTTCTTTAGCTTTTGTTTCGCTTCCGTAGCTAGGCCGTTAATAGCATCATAATCAATATTGTCAGGGATTTTCTTATTCTCCATTTTCTTTAACCGCTCTACTTGCTGGAGTGATTTTTCAATATACCCCTCGTATTTAATTTGAATTTCTACTTGGTCTTTTATTTCATCGTCTAAAGGAAGCTCACTCTTGGTCAGACTTTCAAGCAGTTCGTAAGTCATTTCCGGTCTTTTTAATAGATCCGAAGCACGGATTCCATCTTTCAGCTCACTGCCGCCAATACTGCGAATTAATTCTTGCACCTCCGCAGAAGGTTTAAGGATGATAGATTGTAATCTTTCCTTTTCCGCTTCAATTGCAGCCTTTTTAACTAAAAATGCTTCATATCGGTCATTACGAATGAGTCCAATTTCATGACCAATATCCGTTAACCGTAAATCAGCATTATCATGACGCAAAAGTAAACGATATTCAGCCCTTGAAGTTAACAAACGATAGGGCTCATTCGTTCCTTTTGTAATTAAATCATCAATTAAAACGCCAATATAAGCATCTGAGCGGCTTAATACTAATTGCTCGCGGTCTAAAGCATTTAACCCGGCATTAATCCCAGCCATTAACCCTTGACCGGCGGCTTCTTCATAACCGGATGTACCATTAATTTGGCCAGCTGTATATAGGTTTTTGACAACCTTTGTTTCTAATGTAGGCCATAGCTGTGTCGGCACAATGGCATCATATTCAATTGCATAACCAGCCCTCATCATTTGCGCATTTTCAAGTCCCGCAACCGATTTGATTATTTGCTGCTGTACATCTTCTGGCAAGCTTGTTGACAGCCCTTGTATATAGACTTCCTTCGTATTTCTTCCTTCCGGTTCAAGGAAAATTTGATGGCGCGGCTTGTCATTAAAACGGACAACTTTATCTTCTATGGATGGACAATACCTTGGACCTGTTCCCTTAATCATGCCAGAGTACATTGGTGACCGATGCAGGTTGGCATCAATTAACTGATGGGTTCTGTCATTTGTATACGTTAGCCAGCATGGCAGCTGGTTAGTAATATATTTCGTTGTTTCATAAGAAAATGCTCTTGGAACTTCATCACCAGGTTGAATCTCCGTTTTGCTATAATCAATGGTGTTGCTATTGACCCTTGGCGGCGTTCCTGTTTTAAACCGCACCAGCTCGAAACCCAGTTCTTCTAAATGTTCTGACAGCTTAATCGATGGCTGTTGATTATTCGGTCCGCTGGAATATTTCAATTCACCTAGGATAATTTCACCGCGCAGGAATGTGCCTGTCGTGATAATGACCGCTTTCGATTGATAAACAGCACCTGTTTTGGTGATAACACCTTTAACTATCCCATCTTCGACAATCAATTGCTCGACCATGCCTTGAATTAAGGTTAGATTTTCTTCTTCTTCTAATGTCTTTTTCATTTCATGCTGATAGGCAAATTTATCAGCCTGTGCCCTTAAAGCACGGACAGCCGGTCCTTTACCGGTATTTAGCATCCTCATTTGGATATATGTTTTATCAATGTTCTTAGCCATTTCACCGCCGAGGGCATCGATTTCGCGAACGACAATTCCTTTTGCCGGTCCGCCAACGGATGGGTTACATGGCATAAAGGCAACCATATCTAAGTTTATTGTGATCACTAATGTTTTCGCACCAAGTCTTGCTGCTGCAAGTCCCGCTTCGCAGCCTGCATGACCAGCGCCAACAACAATGACATCATAATTTCCTGCTTCGTATTGCATGTTTGTTCCTCCTTTTCCGTATAGTACGGAAACACTGCTTCTTCAGGTATATTGTCTCTCTTTTTATGGTTTCAGGCTCCAAAAGGGGCTCTTAGGTACCTTTTTCCCACTTTTTTCACGGGAACAGGCTCCCGCAACCCTTTTTGATGAGTTTTATTCCTTTATATTATCCGCTCTAGTGTCAGAAAAACCTAATATCCAACCGCTTTTCTATTTTCCTAAACAGAACTGTGAGAATAACTGATCAATAAGACTTTCATGGACACTGTCACCAATGATTTCACCAAGCATTTCCCATGTCCTTGTTAAATCTATTTGCACGATATCAATCGGCGTTCCCATTTCCACCCCTTGAATCGCTTCCTCAATCGTATGAAGGCTTTGATTTAATAAGGCAATGTGACGGCTGTTTGAAACATATGTCATATCCCCACTATCAATTGATCCGGCAAAGAATAATGAAGCAATTGACTCCTCGAGCTCATCAACTCCAAGGTCCTCGAGCAATGAGGTGGTAACAAGTTTATGTTCTTTAGCAAGTTCATTAACACGTTCCATATTAATTTGCTGCGGCAGGTCGGTTTTATTGACAATGACAATGACATCCATCCCTTTAACAACCTCAAAGAGATTTTCATCCTCAACAGTTAACTGGTCTGAGTAATTTAACACAAGCAAAATTAAATCAGCTTCTTTTAACACTTGACGAGAACGTTCAACCCCAATCCGTTCCACGATATCCTCTGTTTCCCTGATCCCTGCCGTGTCTAACAGTCTTAGCGGCACACCGCGGACATTGACATATTCCTCAATGACATCACGTGTTGTCCCTGGAATGTCGGTTACAATCGCCTTGTTTTCATGAACAAGACTATTTAATAACGATGACTTACCTACATTTGGCCGTCCCACAATGACAGTAGATAGTCCCTCTCGTAAAATTTTCCCCTGCTCTGATGTTTGTAACAGTTTTTTAATTTCTTCCTGAACAAACTGAGCCTTTTCAAGAAGCATCTTATGAGTCATTTCCTCGACATCATCATACTCTGGATAATCGATATTCACTTCGACATGGGCGAGAACTTCTAAAATCTCCTGCCGCAGTTTTCTAATCAGCTTGGATAAACGTCCTTCCATTTGACCAAGCGCGACGTTCATCGCCCGGTCTGTTTTCGCTCTGATTAAATCCATAACCGCTTCTGCCTGAGATAAATCAATCCGTCCATTTAAAAAGGCCCGTTTCGTAAATTCGCCCGGTTCCGCTAATCTTGCCCCATTTTTTAATACATGCTGCAGCACGCGATTCACGGAAACAATCCCGCCGTGACAATTAATCTCCACTACATCCTCTTTTGTAAAGGTTTTTGGCGCTTTCATGACCGAAACCATTACCTCTTCTACCACTTCATCACTTTTTGAATCAAGAAGATGCCCGTAGTGAATCGTATGGCTGGCCACTTCAGTAAGTCTTTTTCCACCGATACTCTTAAAGAGCTTGTCTGCTATTTGAATGGCATCATCACCACTCAAACGAACAATTGCAATAGCTCCCTCTCCCATCGGTGTCGAGATGGCCGCAATTGTATCAAATTCCATTTTCCGCACCTCACAAATTAAAAATGACAAATACTATATAAAAAATTGATTTTTTCTCCAAAATAGTAGAATACCACATGAATTTCTGTTAAAAAAGGATCTGAACTTTATCTTCGATTACCAGGCAATAATACCCTCACTTTTTGAAGTTTCACTTTATCCACAATCCAAAAAGCCTATTTATTATTTTAACTTATCCACATGTGAATAACAACAAAGCGTGAAATCTTGAAATGAAAGTTATCAACAGCTTTATTAGAAAAGCCAAGCCCCAAATTAGCAAAGTTGTCTCCCCGTTGTACACTCCTAGAAAAAGCTAACGCTTTTCCTTCTCCGAGATATCGCTTCCGAGGCATATTTTTATGAATCCTTGACAATTCTCAAAGTAAAAATTGATACTTTTATACTCTTAAAAAAAGGGGTAAAAAAAACACCCTATCTAAGGATAGGATGTCATTTTAATTATCTTTTCACTGGAGTAATCACAATAAATCGATGTGGTTCCGATCCATCAGA
The DNA window shown above is from Neobacillus sp. WH10 and carries:
- a CDS encoding DUF554 domain-containing protein; the encoded protein is MFLLGTLVNGLLIIIGSLIGKLLNRIPEGMKVTVMYAIGLSVMVLGLQMGLKSDNFLIVIISLVVGAVAGELLKLEDKLNDLGGWLERKVGSNGKGSISEGFVSATLIFVIGAMAIIGALDSGIRGDHDVLYTKSLIDGFTALILTTTLGIGVIFSAIPVVLYEGIIALFATQIDRFVPQALMDQFIVEMTATGGIMILAIGLNLTGVVKIKVANLLPGIVVTGIIVTIPYIYQHLLQ
- a CDS encoding ParB/RepB/Spo0J family partition protein produces the protein MAKGLGKGLNAFFSDVSKEETVQEIKLKELRPNPYQPRKTFQQETIDELKASILEHGILQPLVVRKSIKGYEIVVGERRFRAAREAKFEVVPAVVRELSEQQMMELAVLENLQREDLNPIEEGQAYQTLMEKLKLTQEEVANRLGKSRPHVANHIRLLSLPPQIQEHISTGKISMGHGRALLGLRQKAKLSILVGKVVNEGLNVRQLEKLIQQLNENVSRETKKPEKKKDLFLQEREHSLRERFGTTVHIKQNKNKGKIEIEFFSQDDLERILEILGQDENI
- a CDS encoding AAA family ATPase, with amino-acid sequence MGKILSIANQKGGVGKTTTSVNLGACLAYIGKRVLLVDIDPQGNATSGVGIEKAEVEQCIYDVLVDDVEAKDVIKSTSVENLYVIPATIQLAGAEIELVPTISREVRLKRALDEVRDQFDYIIIDCPPSLGLLTLNALTASDAVLIPVQCEYYALEGLSQLLNTVRLVQKHLNQDLKIEGVLLTMLDARTNLGIQVIEEVKKYFQDKVYQTIIPRNVRLSEAPSHGEPIITYDSKSRGAEVYLDLAKEVVSNG
- the noc gene encoding nucleoid occlusion protein, whose amino-acid sequence is MKSSFTRFFGLGDKGEQEVELEKDQDIERNEEIKKIPIKQIIPNRFQPRTVFDEEKIEELSRTIHIHGIIQPIVVREFAVDKYEIIAGERRWRAMKKLGWTEAPAIVKNLSDTETASVALIENLQREELSPIEEAFAYGKLLELHNLTQEALAQRLGKGQSTVANKLRLLKLPEPVQDALLNKIITERHARALIPLKDPEKQVALLAEVIEKNWNVKQTEERVVRLLEQKKEKPKPKRKAFSKDMRIAVNTIRQSLTMVSDSGINLDAEEEEFDEFYQFTIRIPKKK
- the rsmG gene encoding 16S rRNA (guanine(527)-N(7))-methyltransferase RsmG, translated to MIIEQFEAKLREKGISLSKKQLDQFETYFTTLVEWNEKMNLTAITEKADVYLKHFYDSITASFYFDFTKPFHLCDVGAGAGFPSIPLKIVYPHIQVTIVDSLNKRISFLNHLANVLKLENVQFVHDRAETFGVNPAYRESFDVVTARAVARMSVLSEFCIPLAKVGGHFIAMKAMHAKDELEMGQKAITTLGGKLEKVFTFTLPMEDSERNIIIIKKERPTPKKYPRKPGTPGKAPIE
- the mnmG gene encoding tRNA uridine-5-carboxymethylaminomethyl(34) synthesis enzyme MnmG, which encodes MQYEAGNYDVIVVGAGHAGCEAGLAAARLGAKTLVITINLDMVAFMPCNPSVGGPAKGIVVREIDALGGEMAKNIDKTYIQMRMLNTGKGPAVRALRAQADKFAYQHEMKKTLEEEENLTLIQGMVEQLIVEDGIVKGVITKTGAVYQSKAVIITTGTFLRGEIILGELKYSSGPNNQQPSIKLSEHLEELGFELVRFKTGTPPRVNSNTIDYSKTEIQPGDEVPRAFSYETTKYITNQLPCWLTYTNDRTHQLIDANLHRSPMYSGMIKGTGPRYCPSIEDKVVRFNDKPRHQIFLEPEGRNTKEVYIQGLSTSLPEDVQQQIIKSVAGLENAQMMRAGYAIEYDAIVPTQLWPTLETKVVKNLYTAGQINGTSGYEEAAGQGLMAGINAGLNALDREQLVLSRSDAYIGVLIDDLITKGTNEPYRLLTSRAEYRLLLRHDNADLRLTDIGHEIGLIRNDRYEAFLVKKAAIEAEKERLQSIILKPSAEVQELIRSIGGSELKDGIRASDLLKRPEMTYELLESLTKSELPLDDEIKDQVEIQIKYEGYIEKSLQQVERLKKMENKKIPDNIDYDAINGLATEAKQKLKKIKPLSIAQASRISGVNPADISILLVYLEQGKIARVSNE
- the mnmE gene encoding tRNA uridine-5-carboxymethylaminomethyl(34) synthesis GTPase MnmE, which codes for MEFDTIAAISTPMGEGAIAIVRLSGDDAIQIADKLFKSIGGKRLTEVASHTIHYGHLLDSKSDEVVEEVMVSVMKAPKTFTKEDVVEINCHGGIVSVNRVLQHVLKNGARLAEPGEFTKRAFLNGRIDLSQAEAVMDLIRAKTDRAMNVALGQMEGRLSKLIRKLRQEILEVLAHVEVNIDYPEYDDVEEMTHKMLLEKAQFVQEEIKKLLQTSEQGKILREGLSTVIVGRPNVGKSSLLNSLVHENKAIVTDIPGTTRDVIEEYVNVRGVPLRLLDTAGIRETEDIVERIGVERSRQVLKEADLILLVLNYSDQLTVEDENLFEVVKGMDVIVIVNKTDLPQQINMERVNELAKEHKLVTTSLLEDLGVDELEESIASLFFAGSIDSGDMTYVSNSRHIALLNQSLHTIEEAIQGVEMGTPIDIVQIDLTRTWEMLGEIIGDSVHESLIDQLFSQFCLGK